The sequence GGCTTTAAAATCATTTTGTTCTCCTTTCAACAACATATCGAACCAACCCCAGGTAAGTTCATCATAATTTAAACGAGCATCGCCCACACTGCGCTGACCCACGATGGTATTTTCGGTGGCACGCTTATAAGAGCAATGTAAAACGGGAGCAATCACTAAATATTGATTATCGGCAACCGATTTATTTTTAGCCGCATTGCGCACATGATTGAACAAAGCAATATTAGGAGCAGAAGAAACATCGTACCAACTAACAAACCAATAAGCAGGTACTTCCAACGGCATATTGTCGTGGTACAATCCACCCTTGAACCAGGCTGGGTCATTGGGTTTGCGTGCAATCATATCTTCATAAATACCTTCGGGACCCTGTGCTTTTTTAATGATGTCTTTTACGGGCAGCGTTCTTAATCCCTGCGACCAATCCACTCTTGGATATTCAGGACCCATATCATAAAATTTCTGCAAACGCACTAAGTCTTTTTGCTGAATGCCTACTGGTAATTTAGGCGCCATCTTATCGTGTTGTGTGCTATACAACCAAGACGTGAACAACATTTGTTGCGCACCGCCGCGATACCAATTTCCCTGTTCCATGAATTTACCCACGCGGCCTACACCCGCACCAAAGCCCTGCGCCACCATGGCTGCCAAAGCAGGATGGCCCTGAGAAGCAACTGCCATCTGCCATTCGGCGGTAGAAGAGCAACCGATTACACCCACTTTCCCGTTGCTCCAGGTCTGTTTGCTCATCCACTCTAAGGCATCGTACCCATCTGTGATGGGCGTACCTAAGATATCCCATTCGCCTTCAGAGAAAAAGCGACCTCTTTCATTTTGAACCACATAGGCATATCCACGACTCACTGCCTGATAGGCTTCTTCCAGCGTGCGGGTAGTCATTTTACCATCTACCCAGGTATTGAAATTATACGGCGTACGAGAAAATACAATTGGATATTTTCCATTGCCCTTGGGGCGATAGATATCGGTAGCCAAACGGATGCCATCGCGCATCGGCATCATAACTTTTTGATCAATCACGGCAATGGAATCGAGCTTCCAATAAATAGCTGCCGTGTCCTGGGCTTTTACTTGGATTGCGCCGGCCGTGCTAGTAAACAGGCCGATAGCGAGGAGGAGTTTTTTCATGAGAATGCTTTAGGTAGCATTCAATTTACGATATTTTAGGCTAAAAGATTCTGCTAAAACGTTCAACTAATAATGACTTATACATTGATTTAAAATCTTCGGAGATGAAACTATTATCAATTTGTTGAATCCAAGCTGATTTACTTTTGAGCATTTTATTGAAAATATTATCCTGTTGTTTGGCATCTAGATTCATTGTGTTAAAGGCTGCAATAAAATCCGCTCTTTTAATTTTTTTCTTCTTTCCATTAAGTGTTAATGCTAAATCTTCGTCATCATTTGGATTCACTATTGAAGTAGCTAATAAATCATAAGCAGGACTCAGGACCATGCCCAAACCCGGTTGTTGTATGAGTGAAAAATTTTTCAAATGCATATCAGCATTTCCAGTTAAAAAAGAGAAAAGTACTATTTCAAAATAATTTATTACATCTAATCCAGGTGTTACAGAATACTTTGTAATTGCTTTCGCTATTTGTTCATAGCTTCCTACATATTTATCTTCCGTTAACCTTTCAGTAAGCTGGCACATATCTTCCATGTGCAACTTTCCCTTTTTAATGCGATCAATTCTTTTGGTTATATAAGCCAGATTACCAGATGCTAGTCTGATTAAACTATGGGGCACTACTTTAATTTTTGCAATTTTTGCCAAATGCATTGTTAGGTCTTCTACTTCTGGCAATTGAGGATAGTTTGGCGATGCAGGTTTTAGAATATATCCACCCCACAAGCCAACAATGGTAAATTTTTTTGTTTTTCTAGATTCATTTCCGTTTGAAAGGTGCAAAGATAGTTTAGGCTGAACCCCTGTTACTGCAGTATGTGATTTGATAACTTCTTTGGCTAAGTCTTCCAATTGGTTTTCAGAATAGGGTAATTGAGGAGAATTTTTATCACCAAACATTTTCTTACAGCAGGCTGGATGAAAATCGTATTCCTCTTTACTTAAAGGCTTATAGCAATATAAACATCTATTCATCATTGTCCTTTTCGTTAAGTGGATGAACACTAACAGCACCTATGCAATCTTGACAACAAGTCAATAATAATTCCATTCGGTCTCTTGAATTAATTTTCCAATTTTTTTCAACAATATCTAGAAGCCAACCTTCTGGTATTAAACCATCAAAAAAAGGAAAAAGTATTTTGCTATTAAATGATTCTTTTTGTAAGGGAAGGGTAAGACTAATTGCTTCTGGAGAGGTAGATTGTAAGTAGTTGATATCATAGACAAAATGATACCCGTCCTCATCTTTTGAAATCCAACCTGCTGTAATATTGTGCATTCTTACTTCTGCTTTTCTCATGGTCATTTTTCATTTTGAGCTAAAGTAATAGGTCCCACTTGGTGGCCAAATAACTTTAACACCTGGTTTACTTTATCTAAGCGCAAAGTTTCTTTACCTTGTTCCAGTTCACGAACAAAACGCAAACCCACTCCCGCTTTTTCAGCCAGTTCTGGTTGAGTTAGCTTAACTGCAGCTCTTCTAGATTTTACAAATTCACTCAGCTTCATTATTTATACCTTTTCGGGTGTAAAATAAAGATAATTTACATTATTATACCTTTTCGGGTATATTAATTAGAAAATAGAAATAAATTATACCCCTTAGGGTATATTAAGAGATTCAATCCTACCCCACATCCTCAATAATCGTTTGTGATTCCATATCAGCAGTAAAGTAAACGGTAGTAATAGGACCACAACGATTTAGGGGAATGCGGAGATGCATTTCAGAAAAGCCGGGGAGCATGGGGTTTCCTAATTTTGAAAGATGGTGTTGGTGTTCTTCCTCACCAGGAAGATGATAATATTGAGGAGACAGCAGAAACATCACCACATCAATCAAGTGTAAGTTGAAATTCTTTTGACGCAAAACGCTAAGGCGAGGCATCCGATCGGTTTCAATATCGGGATCTAGCGGACTGGTTTCAGGAGATACCAATAGCGGAATATTAAAATCGACCGCAATATTTTTTAACTGTTCCATTAAAGAAAATGGAATAGCCCCATAGTCATCGGGTTCAGGGGCAGCATCTTCCTCCACAGCAATGCGATTGATATTATCTATCACCACAATGGCAGGCAATTGATTCTGCGATTTCAATTGGGTTAATTGCGCACGAATGCTTTCTATAGAGCAGGAAGGATAATCCTCAATTAATAAATTAGTTGATAGATCCTTAATTTGATCCACATCAATGTAGAGTTTTTCTAAAACAGCAGGCTTAGTGGACCCATAAAAAATATGATCCATGGAAACCCCAGAATTACAACTCAATAAACGCTGCCCTACTTCTGCCGCACTAATGTCTAAACTATAGAACAGGGCTTTAGCAGGATTTTTCTTTTTAACGGTAATATTTAATAATAGGTTGAGCAAAAACGTCGTTTTACCCGACTCGGGTGCAGCGCTCAAGAGGTACAAGTGTTGCGGCCTAAATCCATTGATGGCCCTGTCCAAATATTTAAAACCAGAAGACACGCCCACCGCAGGTTCTTGAAATTGTTGGATACTGATTAAACGATCTAATTCGGCGTCAAGAATAGACTTGAGTGTTTGCATGGTACCTATTTGAGGGAGGTAAAATTAAAGGGGATGAATGTAACCTATTGGGGAAGTAATGACTAAAATTATATTTCAGGCAAGGTTTCTACAGTTGAAAGAGAATTAATTATCATTGTATCAAATTATAAAAAAGGGCTATGTCTGGTATTTGGATATTTATTTGGGTATTTGCTTTGATACGATTGGCAAACTATATTTTATCGAAGGAGCTAGCGCCAGTAAAAGCTGAAAAAAAGAATAGCATTCCACAACCAACTTTCAATTTAGATAAACGCCCTCTTTCAAAGAGCTACCATTTACTAAAACTAGACGATGAACCAACCTTTACTTTAACTGATGTAAACAAAGCCTACTATAAGCGCTTACAAGAAATGTCGGACCAAAGAGAAAAAGGTATAGCACCCAAATACGAACTGAAAGAATACCAGAGCGCTAAAGTAGTCATGACTGATTTTTATAAATATGGGGCGTTTAGGAATTAGGATTTTTAGGAATATGCTAATGAAATAATTTAATATCAGTCAAAATGTATTTTAAAGGTGTTGCTTTTAAATATTGAGCAGAGATCAAATGACAAGATTTTAATTTTTTTCCGCTACCGCAATAACATTTTGAATTCCGTTGTATTCGAGGGTTATTACAATAGTTTTCTAAAAAGACTACAATTGTTTCATTATTAGTTGTTCCTAATAAGGCTTTATAAAATTGCTTCGTTCCCTCAGTTCCGTGTGACCATTCTTGTAAAATTATTGAATCACCATATTTTTTAATTAATACCCACGAAAAATATTTAGGCAGGTAAAAGTTTACAAAATCATAAATACGAATTCCACCTTTTTTGATTGAATTAATAATATAAGGGTGGTCAAAACATATTATTCCTGATTTGCTAATGTGATTATCTTCAATCAGTTCGATATTATTTCCAATTAATTTTACCACTGGAAAATCATTTGGATAATCGCCACCAATAATCATTTCAATCTCAAATACTTCTATTAATTGTCCATCAGAATTAATAAGATAAAAATTACCACAAAAAAGATGATTTTTTTCAAAAACTCCTTCATATCGCAAACCCCTATTAGCATTTAAAGTTGCAATTTTGTCTTCTTCAAAATTTCGTATTTTGAAACTTCTATTTGAAATATGGTTTATAATCGGAAACATTTTTTTGTAAATGTTGGATGTTATTATGTATATGAGAACTTGATACTACAGGGACTCCTTTAAAAGTTAAACTACCGTCATTATCTTCTCCAATCAATGGATGATTTTTCAAGTATTTTTCCCAGTGAAAATCATGTTGCTTATATCTAAACTTTTCTTCTGGAATTTCGTAAATAAAATTCTTTTCAATTCCGTTCTCACTATAGGTTTTATGAGAAAACAAATTTTCACTAGATGATTTGAATGCAATAATATTATCGCCCACTACTATTCCATTACTTTCAGCTTGAGATTGCATTTTGCTTGCTAAACTTGTATGTAAACTTGTAGTTGTAATTTCACTGCATTCACCAACACCCGCATTGTGCCAAAGAGTAGTATCAGCATCTCCAAAATCTATTCCTATCCTTGTATAAATCCTGTTTACACCTTTTTCTTCAAATAAATCTTTAAGGTCATTTTTAACAAAATAGCTGATGAAAGAGCCCGCCATTAATGCATTTTCTACTGCTTTTTTCTTGTCAGTCTGTTTGCCACCAAAATAAACCATTAAACCATCTCCTTGTAAACGATGAATGTACGCATCAAAATACCAACAAGTATGAATTGCAGCAAGCTGAATAGTTCTGCAAATATTCGCAACTACGATTGGATCATACTTTTTAAACAGTCCTGTCGAATTTTTTATATCAATAAACATTGATACAATATAATGGTACTCACTTTTATCCCCGTGCTTCAGATGTAAGAAACTCGGATGAGCACCCAATTTCTCTTCATATTTTACATTATTTCCCGCAATTGTATTTAAAGCACTTAGGCTTCTGAAATTAGCTTCATTTTTAATTTTATCATGCCACTGCATTGTAGGAGTATTTGAGACTCCTTCATTCATTCTATAGATTCCGATAGCTTGAGCAAGCTTAGGTCTCTTTTCTTGCTTCAAATAGTAAGCAATGTCATCTACATAATTTTTGTAAAGTTTATTATTCATTTTATAATATTTAAAAGTTTAAATCCAATTATTATGATACACACAAAGCACCCACCTAGTAAATAAGTCGCAACTTTCAACCTATAGAATTTATTTTGAAGACCAAGAGCCAATAAATGAACTTGCTGTAAATAATCCTCAAACTGATTTTCATTGGTCATGTCATCATAAATTTTTTTAAAACTTTGAAAAGATATATTTGCAACATTTCCAAAAAATATTAGTGATCCATTTAGACTATCAGCCTGCTTGCTTAAATATGGCATAGTTGCCCACAAAGAAAAACCTATACTAAGTAAAGAAAGTATCAATCCGGTCAATACAAAAAAGTATAAATCAAAACCACATTCTAACTGGTCTTTAATACTATAATAACCTGTAATAATTCCTCCCACTAAAAATGTATTTAGAGTAAGAAACACATTAGCTTTATTATTAACACTATCATAGTAATGGTCATATCTATCCATAGTATGTTTAAGTGTATTTATTTTTTCAGCTGTAGTAATATTTATCATATTCTATCCTTTACTTTTTCTTGGATCATTTCCAAAACTGTCTTTGTCCCTGATTTTTCCATCTCTATTATGAATTACTAATTCTGATTGCTGATTTCTAGCAATCGCACGAGCTTTTTCAATAGCTTGTTTTTGAGTAGGCATAATTTTTGTATTTTTTTCATTACCAGCTCCTTTTACAGCCCAATTATTGCCATGCGGAACGACGTGTTGATTTTTTCTCATTTATTTAATTTTATTTACAATATTAATCGTTACAAATTGCATGCTATTCTATTGTTTTGTAAACATTATTTGTAAACCGTATATTTTTATCAAGAAATCCGGAATTATTGTCATGTTATTGGGGCCTTGCTGTATGAAATAATGACACAGTTAACAAATTCATATATATTAATGACAAATTTTCAGACTATTTGTAAACTTTAATTATTAGTTTTACGGCGTCAATCTAACAACATGGAAATGAAAGAAATCTTTTCTGAACGTTTTAAGTCTGCCCGTTTAATGAAAGGTTTTTCGTTACAGGATTTGGCAGATGCTTTGGATAACCAATTATCACGTCAGGCTCTACATCGTTACGAAAAAGGCGAGGTTATTCCTGACAATGATAAAATTAATCAACTAAGTAGGGTATTAGGTGTAAGTCCTGATTTCTTTTTCAGAAGGACCAAAGTAGAACTAAGCGAAATAGAATTTCGGAAACTTAGCAAAATGCCTCAAAAGGAAGCTATTTTAATTAAAGAAAAAACTAAAGAAAAACTTTCTCGTTACTTAGAATTAGAAGAAATCCTTGGGTTGCCAAATGAATTTGAGAACCACCTAAAAGATTTTGATATAATTACTAACTACAATCAAATAAATGAGGCGGCAATACTTTTAAGAAAAAAATGGAATTTAGGTAATGGAGCAATTTTTAATGTTGTTGAAATTTTGGAAGACAAAAATATAAAAGTAATCAAGTTAGATGTAGATGAGGATTTTGATGGGCTTCAAACTTTTGTAAACAAAACTATTCCTGTTGTTGCCTATAACCTTAAAAAAGCTAACAAGCCAGACAGAATTCGATTTACACTCTTACACGAATTAGCGCACCTACTTTTGAAATTTGGTAATGTAACTGAACGACAAAAAGAAATTTTATGTCATCAATTTGCTGGTGCAATGTTATTACCAGAAGACACCATAAAATCTGAATTAGGAGAACATAGAAACAAACTTTCCACATTAGAACTGGCAAATATTAAAAAGCAGTACGGTATCTCAATGCAAGCAATTATCATGAGAGCAAAAGATTGTGGCATTATCAATGAGAATTATACAAAACAACTTTTCTTTTTTTTCAAACAAATGAATTGGAAAATAGATGAACCATATGACTATGAGGGCGTTGAACAATCTAATCGCTTTGAGCAACTTTTATTTAGGGCTCTGATAGAAGAACAAATTTCAATGTCAAAGGCAGCTGCATTGAACAATCAAAGTTTAGCGGATTTTAGAAAAGAACATCAAATGGCATTTTAATTTTATAACCAAGCCTGATTGGATATGAAATTAAAAACTGCCGTTACAGATGCCAATATTTTTATTGACTTGTATGACTTGGGGCTAATAAACATATTTTTCAATCTTGATTTGGAAATACACACTACAACATCAGTTCTCAACGAATTGTATCATGAGCAGCAACAAATTCTAGAGGCATATCAATCTGTCAGTAAACTTTATGTTCATAATTTACAAGAAAAAGATTTCGTAGAAATTTACTCGGATAAATATCCAAAATCCTTATCAGAGGCTGACAAAAGTGTTTTACACATTGCCAATAAAATAAATGCATGTGTATTGAGTAGTGATAAAACAATTAGAAATTATGCAAAGAATAAAGAAATTGAGTGCCACGGTGTGATTTGGATATTAGATAAGCTTGTTGAAACCAATAATTTGAAACCAAAAGAAGCTAATTTGAAATTAAAACTTCTTACAGAAGTAAATTTCCTATTTAAGAGCAATCAAAAATTAGCTGAAGAAATTGAAAAACGATTAAAGATTTGGAAATAGTGTCTAATATTAATTGGATTATTATTGATATGTGACGTATAAGAATTAGAACTTTAAAACGCGTTTAATAAATTTCACATCAATTTTCATATTCATTATCCATTATAAATTAAAACTTACTTAGTTGAATTCTTTGGTATTGGCTTTTCAATAATGAATTTTTCTAAAGCTTTGATTAAACTTTCCTTTGTTACTGTTAATGCTAGGCTGTTAGGCATT is a genomic window of Sediminibacterium sp. TEGAF015 containing:
- a CDS encoding CocE/NonD family hydrolase — protein: MKKLLLAIGLFTSTAGAIQVKAQDTAAIYWKLDSIAVIDQKVMMPMRDGIRLATDIYRPKGNGKYPIVFSRTPYNFNTWVDGKMTTRTLEEAYQAVSRGYAYVVQNERGRFFSEGEWDILGTPITDGYDALEWMSKQTWSNGKVGVIGCSSTAEWQMAVASQGHPALAAMVAQGFGAGVGRVGKFMEQGNWYRGGAQQMLFTSWLYSTQHDKMAPKLPVGIQQKDLVRLQKFYDMGPEYPRVDWSQGLRTLPVKDIIKKAQGPEGIYEDMIARKPNDPAWFKGGLYHDNMPLEVPAYWFVSWYDVSSAPNIALFNHVRNAAKNKSVADNQYLVIAPVLHCSYKRATENTIVGQRSVGDARLNYDELTWGWFDMLLKGEQNDFKAKQPRVRYYTMGANKWQQAESFPLANTEMKSFYLSSAGKANTRNGDGALTMMPPAKDIPDAFTYDPMNPVTSYGGNVCCTGNAVQGGSFDQSEMELRNDILVYTSEELKEGVEVTGFIESTLYVSSTGLDTDITIKLIDVHPDGKAYNLDETIQRLRYREGYDKEVFMEKGKVYKVDLTPMVTSNYFAPGHKIRIEVSSSNFPRFDRNMNTGGNNYDEATGVVVQNKIHHSKQFPSVIKLPFIKK
- a CDS encoding HipA domain-containing protein, with protein sequence MFGDKNSPQLPYSENQLEDLAKEVIKSHTAVTGVQPKLSLHLSNGNESRKTKKFTIVGLWGGYILKPASPNYPQLPEVEDLTMHLAKIAKIKVVPHSLIRLASGNLAYITKRIDRIKKGKLHMEDMCQLTERLTEDKYVGSYEQIAKAITKYSVTPGLDVINYFEIVLFSFLTGNADMHLKNFSLIQQPGLGMVLSPAYDLLATSIVNPNDDEDLALTLNGKKKKIKRADFIAAFNTMNLDAKQQDNIFNKMLKSKSAWIQQIDNSFISEDFKSMYKSLLVERFSRIF
- a CDS encoding HipA N-terminal domain-containing protein → MRKAEVRMHNITAGWISKDEDGYHFVYDINYLQSTSPEAISLTLPLQKESFNSKILFPFFDGLIPEGWLLDIVEKNWKINSRDRMELLLTCCQDCIGAVSVHPLNEKDNDE
- a CDS encoding helix-turn-helix transcriptional regulator produces the protein MKLSEFVKSRRAAVKLTQPELAEKAGVGLRFVRELEQGKETLRLDKVNQVLKLFGHQVGPITLAQNEK
- a CDS encoding DnaB helicase C-terminal domain-containing protein; translation: MQTLKSILDAELDRLISIQQFQEPAVGVSSGFKYLDRAINGFRPQHLYLLSAAPESGKTTFLLNLLLNITVKKKNPAKALFYSLDISAAEVGQRLLSCNSGVSMDHIFYGSTKPAVLEKLYIDVDQIKDLSTNLLIEDYPSCSIESIRAQLTQLKSQNQLPAIVVIDNINRIAVEEDAAPEPDDYGAIPFSLMEQLKNIAVDFNIPLLVSPETSPLDPDIETDRMPRLSVLRQKNFNLHLIDVVMFLLSPQYYHLPGEEEHQHHLSKLGNPMLPGFSEMHLRIPLNRCGPITTVYFTADMESQTIIEDVG
- a CDS encoding SEC-C metal-binding domain-containing protein, with protein sequence MFPIINHISNRSFKIRNFEEDKIATLNANRGLRYEGVFEKNHLFCGNFYLINSDGQLIEVFEIEMIIGGDYPNDFPVVKLIGNNIELIEDNHISKSGIICFDHPYIINSIKKGGIRIYDFVNFYLPKYFSWVLIKKYGDSIILQEWSHGTEGTKQFYKALLGTTNNETIVVFLENYCNNPRIQRNSKCYCGSGKKLKSCHLISAQYLKATPLKYILTDIKLFH
- a CDS encoding adenylate/guanylate cyclase domain-containing protein; amino-acid sequence: MNNKLYKNYVDDIAYYLKQEKRPKLAQAIGIYRMNEGVSNTPTMQWHDKIKNEANFRSLSALNTIAGNNVKYEEKLGAHPSFLHLKHGDKSEYHYIVSMFIDIKNSTGLFKKYDPIVVANICRTIQLAAIHTCWYFDAYIHRLQGDGLMVYFGGKQTDKKKAVENALMAGSFISYFVKNDLKDLFEEKGVNRIYTRIGIDFGDADTTLWHNAGVGECSEITTTSLHTSLASKMQSQAESNGIVVGDNIIAFKSSSENLFSHKTYSENGIEKNFIYEIPEEKFRYKQHDFHWEKYLKNHPLIGEDNDGSLTFKGVPVVSSSHIHNNIQHLQKNVSDYKPYFK
- a CDS encoding Pycsar system effector family protein translates to MINITTAEKINTLKHTMDRYDHYYDSVNNKANVFLTLNTFLVGGIITGYYSIKDQLECGFDLYFFVLTGLILSLLSIGFSLWATMPYLSKQADSLNGSLIFFGNVANISFQSFKKIYDDMTNENQFEDYLQQVHLLALGLQNKFYRLKVATYLLGGCFVCIIIIGFKLLNIIK
- a CDS encoding DUF2188 domain-containing protein, with translation MRKNQHVVPHGNNWAVKGAGNEKNTKIMPTQKQAIEKARAIARNQQSELVIHNRDGKIRDKDSFGNDPRKSKG
- a CDS encoding helix-turn-helix domain-containing protein → MEMKEIFSERFKSARLMKGFSLQDLADALDNQLSRQALHRYEKGEVIPDNDKINQLSRVLGVSPDFFFRRTKVELSEIEFRKLSKMPQKEAILIKEKTKEKLSRYLELEEILGLPNEFENHLKDFDIITNYNQINEAAILLRKKWNLGNGAIFNVVEILEDKNIKVIKLDVDEDFDGLQTFVNKTIPVVAYNLKKANKPDRIRFTLLHELAHLLLKFGNVTERQKEILCHQFAGAMLLPEDTIKSELGEHRNKLSTLELANIKKQYGISMQAIIMRAKDCGIINENYTKQLFFFFKQMNWKIDEPYDYEGVEQSNRFEQLLFRALIEEQISMSKAAALNNQSLADFRKEHQMAF
- a CDS encoding PIN domain-containing protein, translated to MKLKTAVTDANIFIDLYDLGLINIFFNLDLEIHTTTSVLNELYHEQQQILEAYQSVSKLYVHNLQEKDFVEIYSDKYPKSLSEADKSVLHIANKINACVLSSDKTIRNYAKNKEIECHGVIWILDKLVETNNLKPKEANLKLKLLTEVNFLFKSNQKLAEEIEKRLKIWK